In the Parasteatoda tepidariorum isolate YZ-2023 chromosome 3, CAS_Ptep_4.0, whole genome shotgun sequence genome, one interval contains:
- the LOC107437511 gene encoding large ribosomal subunit protein mL43, with translation MSNQVYSGCSTYLKSVLQNGIGRYICQLQRVTFRFSKSHGGSRGLREFLEKDLMDLVRNNPGVVVYLKPRRIGPPSITAEYLNGHSHYHSFPRKPREEIVKWVEYMFTQSGFPTSRFINNHHTDTPSIQGVWTPFTHKPTWLNMTQFPNEDLSKAKTFFPNATEQLLDIASNCNSETVETEHIKSTE, from the coding sequence atgtctAACCAAGTGTATTCTGGCTGCTCCACATACCTAAAAAGTGTTCTTCAAAACGGCATAGGAAGATATATTTGCCAACTTCAGCGAGTAAcattcagattttctaaaagCCACGGTGGTAGTAGAGGATTGCGTGAGTTTTTAGAGAAAGACTTGATGGATCTTGTAAGAAATAATCCTGGCGTTGTTGTGTATTTAAAACCTCGCCGCATTGGTCCTCCCAGTATAACAGCTGAATATCTTAATGGCCATTCACACTATCATTCTTTTCCTAGAAAGCCTAGAGAAGAAATTGTTAAATGGGTTGAATATATGTTTACCCAATCTGGTTTTCCTACATCACGTTTTATAAACAATCATCACACAGACACTCCCAGTATTCAAGGTGTCTGGACGCCATTTACTCACAAACCTACTTGGTTAAACATGACACAATTTCCAAACGAAGATTTGTCCAAAGCCAAGACATTTTTTCCTAATGCTACAGAACAGCTTTTGGACATAGCATCAAACTGCAACTCCGAGACTGTGGAAACTGAACATATCAAATCAACTGAGTAA